The following proteins are encoded in a genomic region of Streptomyces collinus Tu 365:
- a CDS encoding alpha/beta hydrolase, with the protein MGLTSNKVLALAAVFAALLFVATVWLWPRLARRSWRAVTGRVGLLLVTQVALLASLGIAANQVFGFYASWADLFGRETDQGVVVNHTAGGRGGPLQVVSSGAVQGVSGDRPQTTGQIQRVDIAGRTSRLATPAYVYLPPEYFQPQFRTRTFPVTVVLTGYPGTARALVDKLRYPRTAQELAKNGRMQPMILVMLRPTVAPPRDTECVDVPGGPQTETFFAKDLPEAVLAHYRVGKRPGSWGVMGDSTGGYCALKLAMHFPGVYTAGVGLSPYYKAPIDPTTGDLFHRDRALRDRADLMWLIGHAPAPDTSLLVTSSRVGEHNYAATLRFIERVQATNKTRIASIILGSGGHNFNTWRREIPAALQWLSGRLSDR; encoded by the coding sequence ATGGGTCTCACGAGCAACAAGGTGCTTGCGCTGGCGGCCGTCTTCGCCGCGCTGCTGTTCGTCGCCACGGTGTGGCTGTGGCCGCGGCTGGCACGCCGGAGCTGGCGTGCCGTCACCGGCCGCGTCGGCCTGCTCCTGGTGACCCAGGTGGCGCTCCTGGCGTCCCTGGGGATCGCCGCCAACCAGGTCTTCGGGTTCTACGCGAGCTGGGCGGACCTGTTCGGCCGGGAGACCGACCAGGGCGTCGTCGTGAACCACACGGCCGGGGGCAGGGGCGGCCCGCTCCAGGTGGTCTCCAGCGGCGCCGTGCAGGGCGTCAGCGGCGACCGGCCGCAGACCACCGGGCAGATCCAGCGGGTGGACATAGCGGGCCGTACGTCCCGCCTCGCCACACCGGCGTACGTCTACCTGCCGCCCGAGTACTTCCAGCCGCAGTTCCGCACGCGTACGTTCCCGGTCACCGTCGTGCTGACGGGATATCCCGGTACCGCCCGGGCGCTGGTCGACAAACTGCGCTACCCGCGCACGGCCCAGGAGCTGGCGAAGAACGGGCGGATGCAGCCGATGATCCTGGTGATGCTGCGCCCGACGGTGGCGCCGCCGCGCGACACCGAGTGCGTGGACGTCCCCGGCGGCCCGCAGACGGAAACGTTTTTCGCGAAGGACCTCCCGGAGGCGGTGCTGGCCCACTACCGGGTGGGCAAGCGGCCCGGGAGCTGGGGCGTCATGGGCGACTCGACCGGCGGCTACTGCGCGCTGAAGCTCGCCATGCACTTCCCGGGGGTCTACACGGCCGGGGTCGGTCTCTCGCCGTACTACAAGGCGCCGATCGACCCCACGACCGGCGACCTCTTCCACCGCGACCGCGCGCTGCGCGACCGGGCCGACCTCATGTGGCTCATCGGGCACGCGCCCGCGCCGGACACCTCGCTGCTGGTCACCAGCAGCAGGGTGGGCGAGCACAACTACGCGGCCACGCTCAGGTTCATAGAGCGGGTGCAGGCCACCAACAAGACCCGGATCGCGTCGATCATCCTCGGCAGCGGCGGGCACAACTTCAACACCTGGCGGCGGGAGATCCCCGCGGCGCTCCAGTGGCTCAGCGGCCGGCTGAGCGACCGGTGA
- a CDS encoding PH domain-containing protein, whose translation MTATGLDDAATRPPVAERRLHPVTPFRRAWAPVTVLAGWAVHDPNGAQEQVQRLTSAMLLTGLAVLVPAAGLYGFLSWWFTHYAVTDSELRIRTGLLFRRTAHIRLERIQAVDVTRPLLARVAGVAKLRIDVVGADKKDELAFLGEREARALRAELLARAAGFAPEAAREVGEAPARELLRVPPRGLALSLLLTGATWGSLIAALVVPPLLWLATHSLWTVLAVALPLLGAAGARSAGRFVAEYDWTVAESPDGLRIDHGLLDRAHETVPPGRVQTVRIVEPLLWRRLGWVRVELDVAGSENSVLVPVAPRAVAESVIAHVLPGVTVPAAPSRPPRRAGRCAPVRWRGYGLAVTGSVFAARHGLLRRRLSLVPHAKVQSVRLTQGPWKRLWRLADVHVDTGAGKTVTARLRDAEEAARLLAEQAERSRTGRRDARPDRWMA comes from the coding sequence GTGACCGCCACCGGACTCGACGACGCGGCGACGCGCCCGCCCGTCGCCGAGCGGCGGCTGCACCCGGTCACCCCCTTCCGCCGGGCCTGGGCGCCGGTCACCGTCCTCGCCGGCTGGGCCGTGCACGACCCGAACGGCGCGCAGGAGCAGGTGCAGCGGCTGACCTCCGCCATGCTCCTGACCGGGCTCGCCGTGCTGGTCCCGGCGGCCGGCCTCTACGGCTTCCTGTCCTGGTGGTTCACCCACTACGCGGTCACCGACAGCGAACTGCGCATCCGCACCGGGCTGCTCTTCCGGCGCACGGCGCACATCCGGCTGGAACGCATCCAGGCCGTCGACGTCACCCGTCCGCTCCTCGCGCGCGTGGCCGGTGTGGCCAAGCTGCGGATAGACGTCGTGGGAGCCGACAAGAAGGACGAACTGGCCTTCCTGGGCGAGCGGGAGGCCCGCGCGCTGCGCGCGGAACTGCTCGCCCGCGCGGCGGGTTTCGCGCCCGAGGCGGCCCGCGAGGTCGGCGAGGCACCGGCGCGCGAACTGCTGCGGGTGCCACCGCGCGGACTGGCCCTCTCCCTGCTGCTCACCGGCGCCACCTGGGGCTCCCTGATCGCCGCCCTCGTCGTCCCGCCGCTGCTCTGGCTCGCCACCCACAGCCTGTGGACGGTGCTCGCCGTGGCGCTGCCCTTGCTCGGCGCGGCGGGCGCGAGGAGCGCGGGACGGTTCGTCGCCGAGTACGACTGGACGGTGGCGGAGTCCCCCGACGGGCTGCGCATCGACCACGGGCTGCTCGACCGCGCGCACGAGACGGTGCCTCCGGGCCGGGTGCAGACCGTGCGGATCGTGGAGCCGCTGCTGTGGCGGCGGCTGGGCTGGGTGCGGGTCGAGCTGGACGTGGCGGGGTCCGAGAACTCGGTGCTGGTGCCGGTGGCTCCCCGCGCGGTCGCCGAGTCGGTGATAGCGCACGTCCTGCCCGGCGTGACCGTGCCGGCGGCGCCGTCCCGCCCGCCGCGCCGGGCCGGCCGGTGCGCACCGGTGCGGTGGCGGGGCTACGGCCTCGCGGTCACCGGGTCGGTGTTCGCGGCCCGGCACGGACTGCTGCGCCGCCGCCTTTCGCTGGTCCCGCACGCCAAGGTGCAGAGCGTACGGCTCACCCAGGGGCCCTGGAAGCGGCTGTGGCGGCTCGCCGACGTCCATGTGGACACCGGAGCGGGCAAGACCGTCACGGCCCGGCTGCGGGACGCCGAGGAGGCGGCCCGGCTGCTCGCGGAACAGGCGGAGCGGTCCCGCACCGGCCGCCGGGACGCCCGTCCGGACCGCTGGATGGCGTGA
- a CDS encoding PH domain-containing protein — METGIPAGTGMTGDEPEWRGLPPGLLRMRRLLLAVWTAALALAAGLLPGLLAGPAWAACALLPVALGAWGWRLLGRNWRSWRYAERADDLLISRGVLWREQTVVPYGRMQLVEVTSGPVERWFGLAGVQLHTAAAATDAAIPGLEPAEAERLRDRLTELGEARSAGL, encoded by the coding sequence ATGGAGACGGGGATCCCGGCGGGGACCGGGATGACGGGGGACGAGCCGGAGTGGCGGGGCCTGCCGCCCGGACTGCTGCGCATGCGGCGGCTGCTGCTGGCGGTGTGGACGGCCGCGCTCGCCCTGGCGGCGGGACTGCTGCCCGGCCTGCTCGCGGGGCCCGCCTGGGCCGCCTGCGCGCTGCTGCCCGTGGCCCTGGGCGCGTGGGGCTGGCGGCTGCTGGGCCGCAACTGGCGCTCCTGGCGGTACGCGGAGCGCGCCGACGACCTGCTGATCAGCCGCGGCGTCCTGTGGCGCGAGCAGACCGTGGTGCCGTACGGGCGGATGCAGCTCGTCGAGGTCACCTCGGGGCCGGTGGAGCGCTGGTTCGGGCTGGCGGGCGTACAGCTGCACACCGCCGCCGCGGCGACCGACGCGGCCATCCCCGGTCTCGAGCCGGCCGAGGCCGAGCGGCTGCGCGACCGGCTCACGGAGCTGGGCGAGGCCCGGTCGGCGGGCCTGTGA
- a CDS encoding NADH-quinone oxidoreductase subunit D — MTATETTVGVGGAAESTDMVLNIGPQHPSTHGVLRLKLVLDGERIVHAEPVIGYMHRGAEKLFEARDYRQIIMLANRHDWLSAFSNELGVVLAVERMLGMEVPERAVWTRTLLAELNRVLNHLMFLGSYPLELGGITPVFYAFREREVLQNVMEEVSGGRMHYMFNRVGGLKEDLPAGWTARARAAVAAVRSRMDVFDDLVLGNEIFRGRTRGVGKLAPEAVHAYGVSGPIARASGVDFDLRRDEPYLAYPELQDTLKVVTRTEGDCLARFECLLEQTHNALDLADACLDRLAGLAPGPINQRLPKVLKAPEGHTYAWTENPLGINGYYLVSKGEKTPYRLKLRSASYNNIQALTELLPGTLVADMVAILGSMFFVVGDIDK; from the coding sequence ATGACTGCGACGGAGACCACGGTCGGCGTCGGCGGCGCCGCCGAGAGCACCGACATGGTGCTCAACATCGGCCCCCAGCACCCGTCCACGCACGGCGTGCTGCGCCTGAAGCTCGTGCTGGACGGCGAGCGCATCGTGCACGCGGAGCCGGTGATCGGCTACATGCACCGGGGTGCGGAGAAGCTGTTCGAGGCGCGCGACTACCGGCAGATCATCATGCTCGCCAACCGGCACGACTGGCTGTCGGCGTTCTCCAACGAGCTGGGCGTGGTCCTCGCGGTGGAGCGGATGCTCGGCATGGAGGTGCCCGAGCGCGCGGTGTGGACCCGCACGCTGCTCGCCGAGCTGAACCGGGTGCTGAACCACCTGATGTTCCTCGGGTCGTACCCGCTGGAGCTGGGCGGGATCACGCCGGTGTTCTACGCGTTCCGGGAGCGCGAGGTGCTCCAGAACGTCATGGAGGAGGTCTCCGGCGGCCGCATGCACTACATGTTCAACCGGGTCGGCGGCCTCAAGGAGGACCTGCCGGCCGGCTGGACGGCACGCGCGCGTGCGGCCGTCGCCGCCGTGCGCTCGCGCATGGACGTCTTCGACGACCTGGTGCTCGGCAACGAGATCTTCCGCGGCCGCACCCGGGGCGTGGGGAAGCTCGCGCCCGAGGCGGTGCACGCCTACGGCGTGAGCGGACCGATCGCGCGCGCCTCCGGCGTCGACTTCGACCTGCGCCGTGACGAGCCGTACCTGGCCTACCCCGAGCTCCAGGACACGCTGAAGGTCGTCACCCGGACCGAGGGCGACTGCCTGGCCCGCTTCGAGTGCCTGCTGGAGCAGACCCACAACGCGCTGGACCTCGCCGACGCCTGCCTCGACCGGCTGGCCGGACTGGCGCCCGGCCCGATCAACCAGCGGCTGCCCAAGGTGCTGAAGGCGCCCGAGGGCCACACCTACGCCTGGACCGAGAACCCGCTCGGCATCAACGGGTACTACCTGGTCAGCAAGGGCGAGAAGACGCCGTACCGGCTGAAGCTGCGCTCGGCGTCGTACAACAACATCCAGGCGCTGACCGAGCTGCTGCCGGGGACGCTGGTGGCGGACATGGTGGCGATCCTGGGGTCGATGTTCTTCGTGGTCGGGGACATCGACAAGTAG
- a CDS encoding SAM-dependent methyltransferase, producing the protein MTGEATAGGGPAGRGWREATEAALYGPGGFYRRPEGPAGHFRTSVHASALFAGAVARLLCRVDEALGRPATLDFVDMAAGRGELVSGVLAALPAPVAARTRAYAVEIAGRPSGLDERIVWRSEPPPAVTGLLFANEWLDNVPVDVAEVDAAGVPRLVLVADDGSERLGPPVPGPEARWLARWWPLPAEEGLRAEIGLPRDRAWAAAVGRMEQGLAVAVDYAHTAPARPPYGTLTGFREGRETAPVPDGSCDITAHVALDACAEACRAARTTPTPPGAAPAPADAARTPSEQAHTLTGARLLTQRAALRALDLAGARPPLALASTDPAAYVRALASAGEAAELTAPGGLGDFGWLLVPVGIADPLA; encoded by the coding sequence GTGACAGGAGAGGCGACGGCGGGCGGCGGCCCCGCGGGACGCGGCTGGCGGGAGGCGACCGAGGCGGCGCTCTACGGCCCCGGCGGCTTCTACCGGCGGCCCGAGGGCCCGGCCGGGCACTTCCGCACCTCCGTGCACGCGTCCGCGCTGTTCGCGGGGGCCGTGGCCCGGCTGCTGTGCCGGGTCGACGAGGCGCTCGGGCGGCCGGCCACCCTGGACTTCGTCGACATGGCGGCGGGGCGCGGCGAGCTGGTCTCGGGCGTGCTCGCCGCCCTGCCGGCCCCGGTCGCCGCCCGCACGCGCGCGTACGCCGTCGAGATCGCCGGCCGTCCGTCCGGCCTGGACGAGCGGATCGTCTGGCGGAGCGAGCCCCCACCGGCGGTCACCGGGCTGCTGTTCGCCAACGAGTGGCTGGACAACGTGCCCGTGGACGTCGCCGAGGTGGACGCCGCGGGTGTGCCCCGGCTGGTGCTGGTCGCCGACGACGGCTCGGAGCGGCTCGGGCCGCCGGTGCCGGGCCCGGAGGCGCGCTGGCTCGCGCGGTGGTGGCCGCTGCCCGCGGAGGAGGGCCTTCGGGCGGAGATCGGGCTGCCCAGGGACCGGGCGTGGGCGGCCGCGGTGGGCCGGATGGAGCAGGGGCTCGCGGTCGCCGTGGACTACGCGCACACCGCCCCTGCCCGGCCCCCGTACGGGACGCTCACCGGCTTCCGGGAGGGACGGGAGACCGCGCCGGTGCCGGACGGGTCGTGCGACATCACGGCGCACGTCGCACTCGACGCGTGCGCGGAAGCGTGCAGGGCCGCCCGCACCACGCCCACGCCCCCCGGCGCCGCGCCCGCGCCCGCCGACGCGGCGCGCACGCCCTCCGAGCAGGCGCACACGCTCACCGGCGCGCGCCTTCTCACGCAGCGCGCCGCTCTGCGCGCCCTGGACCTCGCCGGCGCACGCCCCCCACTCGCGCTGGCCTCCACGGATCCGGCGGCCTACGTGCGCGCCCTCGCGAGCGCCGGGGAGGCGGCCGAGCTCACCGCCCCCGGCGGCCTGGGCGACTTCGGCTGGTTGCTCGTGCCGGTCGGCATCGCGGACCCGCTCGCCTAG
- a CDS encoding sensor histidine kinase: protein MQRLYDFLRRHPTWVDTFWAVVLFGLSGVSVMNQSGAPEHHMPVTGGLAVSAVLCVVVALRRRLPEPMLLLAFATGLVQLVLDIETTVADFAMLVITYTVATVGARWASRLALAVSLVAAALAQVRWPAQHSSALGQVAIAVFQTVPFALAWVLGDSMRTRRAYFAQLEERAARLEKEREAQSKVAVAAERARIARELHDVVAHNVSVMVVQADGAAYVLDAAPDQAKKALETISSTGRQALAEMRRLLGVLRTGEHQESGEYVPQPDVEQIDDLVEKCRSSGLPVDFRVEGTPRPLPSGVELTAYRIVQEALTNTRKHGGPNAGASVRLVYFDDGLGLLVEDDGKGAPHELYEEGGADGQGHGLIGMRERVGMVGGTLDAGPRPGGGFRISALLPLKPAH, encoded by the coding sequence GTGCAGCGCCTCTATGACTTCCTCCGCAGGCACCCGACGTGGGTCGACACCTTCTGGGCCGTCGTCCTGTTCGGGCTCTCCGGCGTGAGCGTGATGAACCAGAGCGGGGCGCCCGAGCACCACATGCCGGTCACCGGCGGGCTGGCCGTGTCAGCCGTCCTGTGCGTCGTCGTCGCCCTGCGCCGGCGCCTGCCGGAGCCGATGCTCCTGCTGGCCTTCGCCACCGGGCTGGTCCAGCTCGTGCTGGACATCGAGACCACCGTCGCCGACTTCGCCATGCTGGTGATCACCTACACGGTCGCCACGGTCGGCGCGCGCTGGGCCTCCCGGCTCGCGCTCGCGGTCAGCCTCGTCGCCGCGGCCCTCGCGCAGGTCCGCTGGCCCGCCCAGCACAGCAGCGCGCTGGGCCAGGTCGCGATCGCCGTGTTCCAGACGGTGCCGTTCGCGCTGGCCTGGGTGCTCGGCGACTCCATGCGCACCCGCCGCGCGTACTTCGCGCAGCTGGAGGAGCGCGCCGCCCGGCTGGAGAAGGAGCGCGAGGCGCAGTCCAAGGTGGCCGTCGCCGCCGAGCGCGCCCGGATCGCGCGCGAGCTGCACGACGTCGTCGCGCACAACGTGTCGGTGATGGTGGTCCAGGCCGACGGTGCGGCCTACGTCCTCGACGCCGCGCCGGACCAGGCCAAGAAGGCCCTGGAGACGATCTCGTCCACCGGCCGCCAGGCGCTCGCCGAGATGCGCCGCCTGCTGGGCGTGCTGCGCACCGGCGAGCACCAGGAGAGCGGGGAGTACGTCCCGCAGCCGGACGTCGAGCAGATCGACGACCTCGTCGAGAAGTGCCGCAGCTCCGGCCTGCCCGTCGACTTCCGGGTCGAGGGCACCCCGCGCCCGCTGCCGAGCGGGGTGGAGCTGACCGCGTACCGCATCGTGCAGGAGGCGCTCACCAACACCCGCAAGCACGGCGGGCCCAACGCGGGCGCGAGCGTACGGCTGGTCTACTTCGACGACGGGCTCGGCCTGCTCGTCGAGGACGACGGCAAGGGCGCCCCGCACGAGCTGTACGAGGAGGGCGGCGCCGACGGCCAGGGCCACGGCCTGATCGGCATGCGCGAGCGGGTCGGCATGGTCGGCGGCACCCTGGACGCCGGGCCGCGTCCCGGCGGAGGATTCCGGATCAGCGCGCTGCTCCCGCTCAAACCGGCGCACTGA
- a CDS encoding response regulator transcription factor has translation MTIRVMLVDDQVLLRTGFRMVLAAQPDMEVVAEAGDGVEALQVLRATAVDVVLMDVRMPKLDGVEATRRICSEPEPPKVLILTTFDLDEYAFSGLKAGASGFMLKDVPPADLLTAIRSVHSGDAVVAPSTTRRLLDRFAPMLPSAGQQPQHKELERLTDREREVMVLVAQGLSNGEIAARLVLSEATVKTHVGRILTKLGLRDRVQVVVLAYETGLVRAGGHG, from the coding sequence ATGACGATCCGCGTGATGCTCGTCGACGACCAGGTGCTGCTGCGCACCGGGTTCCGGATGGTGCTCGCCGCCCAGCCGGACATGGAGGTCGTCGCGGAGGCGGGGGACGGCGTCGAGGCCCTCCAGGTGCTGCGGGCCACCGCCGTGGACGTGGTCCTCATGGACGTGCGCATGCCGAAGCTGGACGGCGTGGAGGCCACCCGGCGGATCTGCTCCGAGCCCGAGCCGCCGAAGGTGCTGATCCTGACCACCTTCGACCTGGACGAGTACGCCTTCTCCGGGCTGAAGGCGGGCGCCTCCGGCTTCATGCTCAAGGACGTGCCGCCCGCTGATCTGCTCACCGCCATCCGCTCCGTGCACAGCGGCGACGCCGTGGTGGCGCCGTCCACCACCCGCCGGCTGCTGGACCGGTTCGCGCCGATGCTCCCCTCCGCGGGGCAGCAGCCGCAGCACAAGGAGCTGGAGCGGCTCACCGACCGGGAGCGCGAGGTCATGGTGCTGGTCGCGCAGGGCCTGTCGAACGGCGAGATCGCGGCCCGACTGGTGCTGTCCGAGGCGACCGTGAAGACCCACGTGGGCCGCATCCTGACCAAACTCGGCCTGCGCGACCGGGTCCAGGTCGTGGTCCTGGCCTATGAGACCGGCCTGGTCCGCGCGGGCGGCCACGGCTGA
- a CDS encoding DUF5937 family protein yields MSVTIDITGLAAAGDGLGTGDAGRWRRVSFTPSPLAELGMALHALSEPGHHPRLRGWATAVTAGLDPGLADRLCEADFLWRTTFSDVFAPFAGIPGGRARPGATLAEELDQLDGLTDQQFVHAALEFTCQLRYDVADPGPLDDPVMRRRSLELAAARGVVQERFTRRLLEDPPAVRAWFRQLLLDCDEAFFADTWARLRPELAADARHRTDLLRRKGLGEALSSLSGAVSLDEEAGLITVDKLLVGRTATGDGGLVLVPTSLGWPHLLVLHRYGWQPTLTYPVSGSHPEAPSVEQLTLRLEALAHPVRMRLCRHLARAAHTTGELAQAHGMSAPEISRHLAVLRRAGLITSGRRGRYVQHQLDLSVVARLGTDFIEGVLR; encoded by the coding sequence ATGAGCGTGACCATCGACATCACCGGGCTGGCCGCCGCCGGGGACGGCCTGGGCACCGGTGACGCCGGGAGATGGCGAAGGGTGAGCTTCACGCCCTCCCCGCTGGCGGAGCTGGGGATGGCACTGCACGCGCTCAGCGAGCCCGGCCACCACCCGCGGCTGCGCGGGTGGGCCACCGCCGTGACGGCCGGGCTGGACCCGGGCCTGGCCGACCGGCTGTGCGAGGCGGATTTCCTGTGGCGCACGACGTTCTCCGACGTCTTCGCCCCGTTCGCGGGCATCCCGGGCGGGCGCGCGCGACCGGGCGCCACGCTGGCCGAGGAGCTGGACCAGCTCGACGGGCTGACGGACCAACAGTTCGTCCACGCGGCCCTGGAGTTCACCTGCCAGCTGCGCTACGACGTGGCCGACCCGGGCCCGCTCGACGACCCCGTGATGCGCCGGCGCTCCCTGGAGCTGGCCGCCGCGCGCGGGGTCGTGCAGGAGCGGTTCACCCGGCGGCTGCTGGAGGACCCGCCGGCGGTCCGCGCCTGGTTCCGGCAGCTCCTGCTCGACTGCGATGAGGCGTTCTTCGCCGACACCTGGGCCCGGCTCCGGCCCGAACTCGCGGCGGACGCCCGGCACCGGACCGATCTGCTGCGCCGCAAGGGCCTCGGCGAGGCCCTCTCCTCGCTCTCGGGCGCCGTGTCGCTGGACGAGGAGGCCGGCCTGATCACGGTCGACAAGCTCCTGGTGGGCCGCACGGCCACCGGCGACGGCGGCCTGGTCCTGGTGCCGACCAGCCTGGGCTGGCCGCATCTGCTGGTCCTGCACCGGTACGGCTGGCAGCCCACGCTCACCTACCCCGTCAGCGGCTCCCACCCCGAGGCGCCCTCGGTCGAGCAGCTCACGCTCCGCCTCGAGGCGCTGGCCCACCCGGTGCGGATGCGGCTGTGCCGCCACCTGGCCCGCGCCGCGCACACGACGGGCGAACTGGCGCAGGCGCACGGCATGTCCGCCCCCGAGATCTCCCGGCACCTCGCGGTGCTGAGACGGGCGGGCCTGATCACCAGCGGCCGCCGCGGCCGCTACGTCCAGCACCAGCTCGACCTCTCGGTGGTGGCCCGCCTGGGCACCGACTTCATCGAGGGCGTCCTGCGCTGA
- a CDS encoding threonine aldolase family protein, whose translation MTDKGELHEEQPAGQARPEPAERPAAELLRERRAAAQRQARRTLSHADWGSTMRERLAHLTESAAGVYDLDEPADIYGNRVVAALEERVAALLGTEAAAFFPTGTMAQQVALRCWAGRTGDQAVALHALAHPEVHERHAFSQVSGLRPILVTDEPRQPTAEEIRDLAEPFGTLMLELPLRDAGFLLPSWEELTALVEAARERDAVVHFDGARLWECAEHFGRPLEEIAGLADSVYVSFYKSLGGLGGAALAGPRTLVEEARTWRHRYGGMIFQQFPTVLSALVGLERELPRLPEYVRHARVVAAALREGFAGAGVAWSRVHPGVPHTHEFQVWLPYEPDVVAEAAVRQAEETSVMLFASAWTGAGPGIACTEVSVRAAGLEWTADDVRAAVRDFAARLPAVP comes from the coding sequence ATGACTGACAAGGGTGAGCTGCACGAAGAACAGCCGGCGGGGCAGGCACGGCCGGAGCCGGCGGAGCGGCCGGCGGCGGAGCTGCTGCGGGAACGGCGCGCCGCGGCCCAGCGGCAGGCGCGGCGCACGCTGTCCCACGCCGACTGGGGCAGCACGATGCGCGAGCGCCTGGCGCACCTGACCGAGTCGGCGGCCGGGGTGTACGACCTGGACGAGCCGGCCGACATCTACGGCAACCGGGTCGTGGCCGCCCTGGAGGAGCGGGTCGCGGCGCTGCTCGGCACGGAGGCCGCCGCCTTCTTCCCGACGGGCACGATGGCCCAGCAGGTGGCCCTGCGCTGCTGGGCGGGCCGCACCGGCGACCAGGCGGTCGCGCTGCACGCCCTCGCCCATCCCGAGGTCCATGAGCGGCACGCGTTCAGCCAGGTCAGCGGTCTGCGCCCGATCCTCGTGACCGACGAGCCGCGCCAGCCGACGGCCGAGGAGATACGCGACCTCGCCGAGCCGTTCGGCACGCTGATGCTGGAACTGCCCCTCAGGGACGCCGGTTTCCTGCTGCCGTCCTGGGAGGAGCTGACCGCACTCGTCGAGGCGGCGCGGGAGCGCGACGCGGTGGTGCACTTCGACGGCGCGCGCCTGTGGGAGTGCGCCGAGCACTTCGGGCGCCCGCTGGAGGAGATCGCGGGGCTGGCCGACAGCGTCTACGTGTCGTTCTACAAGTCCCTCGGCGGGCTCGGGGGTGCCGCGCTCGCGGGTCCGCGGACGCTGGTCGAGGAGGCGAGGACCTGGCGGCACCGGTACGGCGGCATGATCTTCCAGCAGTTCCCGACCGTGCTGTCCGCGCTGGTCGGCCTGGAGCGTGAGCTGCCCCGGCTGCCGGAATACGTGCGCCACGCGCGCGTGGTGGCCGCCGCGCTGCGCGAGGGCTTCGCCGGGGCCGGGGTGGCCTGGTCGCGGGTGCACCCCGGGGTGCCGCACACCCACGAGTTCCAGGTCTGGCTGCCGTACGAGCCCGACGTGGTGGCGGAGGCGGCCGTGCGCCAGGCCGAGGAGACGTCGGTGATGCTCTTCGCGAGCGCCTGGACCGGCGCCGGGCCCGGCATCGCGTGCACCGAGGTGTCGGTGCGGGCCGCGGGCCTGGAGTGGACGGCCGACGACGTCCGCGCGGCGGTGCGGGACTTCGCGGCCCGCCTGCCGGCGGTGCCGTAG
- a CDS encoding Rossmann-like and DUF2520 domain-containing protein gives MSTVHQQDLRDRPARLTVGVVGAGRVGPALAASLQLAGHRPVAVSGVSEASRRRAETMLPDVPLVPPAEVLQRADLVLLTVPDDALPGLVAGLAETGAVRPGQLLVHTSGRYGAKVLDPALRAGALPLALHPAMTFTGTPVDVQRLAGCSFGVTAPAELRLAAEALVIEMGGEPEWIGEENRPLYHAALALGANHLVTLVAQSMELLRTAGVTAPDRMLGPLLGAALDNALRSGDAALTGPVARGDAGTVAAHVTELRRHAPGTVAGYLAMARATADRALAHGLLKPELAEDLLGVLADGTTGTEGTDGTDGTEGNAR, from the coding sequence GTGAGTACAGTCCACCAGCAAGACCTCAGGGACCGCCCCGCGCGGCTCACCGTCGGCGTCGTGGGCGCCGGCCGCGTGGGCCCCGCCCTGGCTGCCTCCCTCCAGCTCGCCGGACACCGCCCGGTGGCCGTCTCCGGAGTCTCCGAAGCCTCCCGCAGGCGCGCCGAGACGATGCTCCCGGACGTGCCGCTGGTGCCGCCCGCCGAGGTCCTCCAGCGCGCCGACCTCGTCCTGCTCACGGTCCCCGACGACGCCCTGCCCGGCCTGGTCGCCGGCCTCGCCGAGACCGGCGCGGTCCGGCCCGGACAGCTCCTCGTGCACACCTCGGGGCGGTACGGCGCGAAGGTGCTCGACCCCGCCCTGCGCGCGGGCGCCCTGCCCCTGGCGCTGCACCCGGCGATGACCTTCACCGGCACCCCGGTGGACGTCCAGCGCCTGGCGGGCTGCTCCTTCGGCGTCACCGCGCCCGCGGAACTGCGCCTGGCCGCCGAGGCCCTGGTCATCGAGATGGGCGGCGAGCCGGAGTGGATCGGCGAGGAGAACCGCCCGCTCTACCACGCGGCCCTCGCCCTGGGCGCCAACCACCTGGTGACCCTGGTCGCCCAATCCATGGAACTGCTGCGCACGGCCGGGGTCACGGCCCCCGACCGGATGCTGGGCCCGCTGCTCGGCGCCGCCCTGGACAACGCGCTGCGCTCCGGTGACGCGGCGCTCACCGGCCCGGTCGCGCGCGGGGACGCGGGCACCGTCGCCGCGCACGTCACCGAGTTGCGCAGGCACGCCCCGGGGACCGTGGCGGGCTACCTGGCGATGGCCCGCGCCACCGCCGACCGCGCCCTCGCCCACGGCCTGCTGAAGCCGGAGCTCGCCGAGGACCTGCTCGGCGTCCTGGCCGACGGCACCACCGGCACGGAAGGCACCGACGGCACCGACGGCACCGAGGGGAACGCCCGATGA